A portion of the Micromonospora vinacea genome contains these proteins:
- a CDS encoding RNA polymerase sigma factor, giving the protein MDETLLRSLTPSVLGILVRRGIDFAAAEDAVQDALVEAVRVWPSDPPRDPKGWLTTVAWRRFLDAARADAARRRREDLVDEEPTPGPARTVDDTLQLYFLCAHPSLTPSSAVALTLRAVGGLTTRQIAHAYLVPEATMAQRISRAKRTVSGLRFDRPGDVATVLRVLYLVFNEGYSGDVDLAAEAIRLTRQLAAAIDHPEVAGLLALMLLHHARRAARTAPDGSLVPLAEQDRSRWDTRSIAEGVEILQGALARDQLGEFQAQAAIAALHADAPTAEETDWVQIVEWYDELARLTDNPVVRLNRAVAVGAADGPRAGLAALAAVDDALPRYTAVAAYLHERDGDLARAARLYSEAAQQAPNLAERDHLTRQAARLNARGRR; this is encoded by the coding sequence ATGGACGAGACGCTGCTGCGGAGCCTCACGCCGAGCGTCCTCGGGATCCTCGTCCGCCGCGGAATCGACTTCGCGGCGGCCGAGGACGCCGTGCAGGACGCCCTGGTCGAGGCGGTCCGCGTCTGGCCGAGCGACCCGCCGCGCGACCCGAAGGGCTGGCTGACCACTGTGGCGTGGCGACGGTTCCTCGACGCGGCCCGCGCCGACGCCGCTCGCCGTCGGCGCGAGGACCTGGTCGACGAGGAGCCGACCCCCGGGCCGGCCCGCACGGTGGACGACACGCTTCAGCTCTACTTCCTGTGCGCCCACCCGTCGCTGACGCCGTCGTCAGCTGTCGCTCTCACGCTGCGCGCTGTCGGCGGGCTGACCACCCGGCAGATCGCCCACGCCTACCTGGTGCCCGAGGCGACAATGGCGCAGCGCATCAGCCGGGCGAAGCGCACCGTCTCCGGGCTGCGCTTCGACCGACCCGGTGACGTCGCCACCGTGCTGCGCGTCCTCTACCTGGTCTTCAACGAGGGCTACTCCGGTGACGTGGACCTCGCCGCCGAGGCCATCCGGCTCACCCGGCAGCTCGCGGCCGCGATCGACCACCCCGAGGTGGCGGGGCTGCTCGCCCTCATGCTGTTGCACCACGCCCGGCGCGCCGCCCGGACCGCTCCCGATGGCAGCCTGGTGCCGCTCGCCGAGCAGGACCGCAGCCGCTGGGACACCCGGTCCATCGCCGAGGGCGTCGAGATCCTGCAGGGGGCCCTGGCCCGCGACCAACTGGGTGAGTTCCAGGCCCAGGCCGCCATCGCGGCGCTGCACGCGGACGCGCCGACCGCCGAGGAGACCGACTGGGTGCAGATCGTGGAGTGGTACGACGAACTCGCGCGCCTGACCGACAACCCGGTCGTCCGACTCAACCGCGCGGTGGCGGTCGGTGCGGCCGACGGTCCCCGGGCCGGCCTGGCGGCGCTCGCGGCGGTGGACGACGCGCTGCCCCGGTACACGGCGGTGGCGGCGTACCTGCACGAGCGCGACGGCGATCTGGCAAGGGCGGCGCGGCTGTACAGCGAGGCCGCCCAGCAGGCCCCCAACCTCGCCGAACGCGACCACCTGACCCGCCAGGCCGCCCGGCTCAACGCCCGCGGGCGTCGCTGA
- a CDS encoding YciI family protein produces the protein MAKYLLLKHYRGGPAAAVNDVPMDQWTPAEISAHMQYMRDFAARLEGTGEFVDGQALAPEGTFVRYDGEGRPPVTDGPFAETKDLIAGWMVIDVDSYDRAVELAGELSAAPGAGGKPIHEWLELRPFLSEPPTITE, from the coding sequence ATGGCGAAGTACCTGCTGCTCAAGCACTACCGGGGCGGCCCGGCCGCCGCGGTGAACGACGTGCCGATGGACCAGTGGACCCCGGCGGAGATCTCGGCCCACATGCAGTACATGCGCGACTTCGCGGCCCGACTCGAGGGCACCGGCGAGTTCGTCGACGGTCAGGCACTCGCCCCCGAAGGGACATTCGTCCGGTACGACGGCGAGGGCCGCCCGCCGGTCACCGACGGCCCCTTCGCCGAGACCAAGGACCTCATCGCCGGCTGGATGGTGATCGACGTCGACAGCTACGACCGGGCCGTCGAGCTGGCCGGTGAGCTGTCGGCCGCTCCCGGGGCAGGCGGGAAGCCGATCCACGAGTGGCTGGAGCTGCGCCCGTTCCTGAGCGAGCCGCCCACCATCACGGAGTGA
- a CDS encoding Fur family transcriptional regulator, translating into MMSDFEAQLRAASLRVTRPRLAVLAALRDHPHVGTDAVIELVRADHPTVSHQAVYDVLRVLTDAGLVRRIQPAGATARYESRIADNHHHVVCRSCGAIADVDCAVGHAPCLTASGDHGFTVDEAEVVYWGTCPDCATERTPQRSASSEGST; encoded by the coding sequence GTGATGTCCGACTTCGAGGCGCAACTGCGGGCTGCCTCGTTGCGCGTGACCCGGCCCCGATTGGCGGTGCTCGCGGCGCTGCGCGACCACCCGCACGTCGGCACCGACGCGGTGATCGAGCTGGTCCGGGCGGACCATCCCACGGTCTCCCACCAGGCGGTGTACGACGTGCTGCGCGTGCTCACCGACGCCGGTCTGGTGCGGCGCATCCAGCCGGCCGGGGCGACCGCCCGCTACGAGTCCCGGATCGCGGACAACCACCACCATGTCGTGTGCCGCTCCTGCGGCGCCATCGCCGACGTCGACTGCGCCGTCGGTCACGCCCCCTGTCTCACCGCCTCCGGCGACCACGGTTTCACGGTCGACGAGGCGGAGGTCGTCTACTGGGGCACCTGCCCCGACTGTGCGACCGAACGCACGCCCCAGAGATCCGCAAGCTCGGAAGGAAGCACATGA
- the katG gene encoding catalase/peroxidase HPI has product MSDTQDNGPTSAQGVDQKAAAGCPVAHDSVTAHGSESENPAIDSPTPKTGGRPRTNRDWWPNQLDLSVLHAHSSKGNPLGENFSYAKEFAKLDVEALKRDIVEVLTTSQDWWPADFGHYGGLMIRMSWHAAGTYRIEDGRGGAGDGGQRFAPLNSWPDNANLDKARRLLWPVKQKYGQKISWADLLVLAGNVALESMGFKTFGFGFGREDVWEPEEIFWGPEDTWLGDERYASEKEMAAGVGSTEMGLIYVNPEGPRGNADPAAAAHFIRETFGRMAMNDEETVALIAGGHTFGKTHGAGVADNHVGPEPEGAPLEAQGLGWLSTHGSGKGADTITSGLEVTWTDVPTQWSNRFFEILFGYEWELTTSPGGAKQWVAKDAEAIIPDPFDPAKKHRPTMLTTDLSLRVDPAYEKISRRFLENPDQFALAFAKAWYKLLHRDMGPVERFLGPWVAEPQLWQDPVPAVDHELVGDADIAALKAKVLESGLTIDQLVSTAWASAASFRHTDKRGGANGARIRLEPQRNWEVNQPEQLATVLTTLEGIQQEFNSAGGATISLADLIVLAGSAAVEKAARDAGVEVTVPFRPGRTDATQEQTDTDSFRVMEPRADGFRNYLRAGEKTQPEVLLVDRAYMLNLTAPEMTVLIGGLRSLGANVGGSQHGVLTDRPGVLTNDFFANLLSPGTRWSASKSDEHVYEIRDLATDEVKWTATAVDLIFGSNSQLRALAEVYASQDARDKFVTDFVAAWTKVMELDRFDLV; this is encoded by the coding sequence ATGAGCGACACCCAGGACAACGGCCCCACCAGTGCGCAGGGCGTGGACCAGAAGGCAGCGGCCGGCTGCCCGGTCGCGCACGACTCGGTCACCGCGCACGGCAGCGAGAGTGAGAACCCGGCGATCGACTCGCCGACCCCGAAGACCGGCGGTCGTCCGCGCACCAACCGGGACTGGTGGCCGAACCAGCTCGACCTCTCGGTGCTGCACGCCCACTCGTCCAAGGGCAACCCGCTGGGCGAGAACTTCAGCTACGCCAAGGAGTTCGCGAAGCTCGACGTCGAGGCCCTCAAGCGCGACATCGTCGAGGTACTCACCACCTCGCAGGACTGGTGGCCGGCCGACTTCGGCCACTACGGCGGCCTGATGATCCGGATGAGCTGGCACGCCGCCGGCACGTACCGCATCGAGGACGGTCGGGGCGGCGCCGGCGACGGTGGGCAGCGGTTCGCGCCGCTGAACAGCTGGCCGGACAACGCCAACCTGGACAAGGCTCGCCGGCTGCTCTGGCCGGTGAAGCAGAAGTACGGCCAGAAGATCTCCTGGGCCGACCTGCTCGTGCTCGCCGGCAACGTCGCCCTGGAGTCGATGGGCTTCAAGACCTTCGGCTTCGGCTTCGGTCGCGAGGACGTCTGGGAGCCCGAGGAGATCTTCTGGGGCCCGGAGGACACCTGGCTGGGCGACGAGCGTTACGCCTCCGAGAAGGAGATGGCAGCCGGCGTCGGCTCGACCGAGATGGGGCTCATCTACGTCAACCCGGAGGGCCCGCGCGGTAACGCGGACCCGGCCGCGGCGGCGCACTTCATCCGCGAGACCTTCGGCCGGATGGCGATGAACGACGAGGAGACCGTCGCCCTCATCGCCGGTGGTCACACCTTCGGTAAGACCCACGGTGCCGGCGTCGCCGACAACCACGTGGGTCCGGAGCCCGAGGGCGCCCCGCTGGAGGCGCAGGGCCTGGGCTGGCTGAGCACCCACGGCAGCGGCAAGGGCGCCGACACGATCACCAGTGGTCTCGAGGTGACGTGGACCGACGTACCGACGCAGTGGAGCAACCGCTTCTTCGAGATCCTTTTCGGCTACGAGTGGGAGCTCACCACCAGCCCCGGCGGCGCGAAGCAGTGGGTCGCCAAGGACGCCGAGGCGATCATCCCGGACCCGTTCGATCCGGCGAAGAAGCACCGGCCGACGATGCTCACGACCGACCTGTCGCTGCGCGTCGACCCGGCGTACGAGAAGATCTCCCGCCGCTTCCTGGAGAACCCCGACCAGTTCGCGCTGGCCTTCGCCAAGGCGTGGTACAAGCTGCTGCACCGCGACATGGGCCCGGTCGAGCGCTTCCTCGGGCCGTGGGTCGCCGAGCCGCAGCTGTGGCAGGACCCGGTCCCGGCCGTCGACCACGAGCTGGTGGGCGACGCCGACATCGCCGCCCTCAAGGCGAAGGTCCTGGAGTCCGGTCTCACTATCGACCAGCTGGTCTCCACCGCCTGGGCCTCTGCCGCGAGCTTCCGGCACACCGACAAGCGCGGCGGCGCCAACGGGGCGCGCATTCGCCTTGAGCCGCAGCGCAACTGGGAGGTCAACCAGCCCGAGCAGCTGGCAACCGTGCTGACCACCCTTGAGGGCATCCAGCAGGAGTTCAACTCCGCTGGCGGGGCGACCATCTCGCTCGCCGACCTGATCGTGCTGGCTGGTTCGGCCGCCGTGGAGAAGGCGGCGCGGGACGCCGGCGTCGAGGTGACAGTGCCGTTCCGGCCGGGCCGCACCGACGCGACCCAGGAGCAGACCGACACCGACTCCTTCCGGGTCATGGAGCCGCGCGCCGACGGGTTCCGCAACTACCTGCGTGCCGGCGAGAAGACCCAGCCGGAGGTGCTGCTCGTCGACCGTGCCTACATGCTCAACCTGACCGCGCCCGAGATGACCGTCCTCATCGGCGGTCTGCGCTCCCTCGGCGCCAACGTCGGTGGCAGCCAGCACGGTGTCCTCACCGACCGGCCGGGCGTGCTCACCAACGACTTCTTCGCCAACCTGCTCTCCCCGGGGACCCGGTGGAGCGCGTCGAAGTCCGACGAGCACGTGTACGAGATCCGCGACCTGGCCACCGACGAGGTGAAGTGGACCGCCACCGCGGTCGACCTCATCTTCGGGTCCAACTCGCAGCTGCGCGCCCTCGCGGAGGTCTACGCCAGCCAGGACGCCCGCGACAAGTTCGTGACCGACTTCGTGGCCGCCTGGACCAAGGTCATGGAGCTCGACCGGTTCGATCTCGTCTGA
- a CDS encoding metal-sensitive transcriptional regulator yields MKLRPEMTSDALTRLKRARGQLNAVIEMMESGQDCREALTQLAAVSKAIDRAGFKIIASGMRHCGAARERGEEPEMTEEELEKLFLALA; encoded by the coding sequence ATGAAGCTTCGACCGGAGATGACGTCGGATGCGCTGACCAGGCTCAAGCGGGCCCGTGGGCAGCTCAACGCGGTTATCGAAATGATGGAGAGCGGTCAGGACTGCCGGGAGGCGCTGACCCAGCTCGCCGCAGTGTCCAAGGCGATCGACCGAGCAGGCTTCAAGATCATTGCTTCGGGAATGCGGCACTGTGGGGCCGCGCGCGAGCGTGGCGAGGAGCCGGAGATGACCGAAGAGGAGCTGGAGAAGCTCTTCCTGGCCCTCGCCTGA
- a CDS encoding MBL fold metallo-hydrolase, whose translation MTVEVSVVGTSSLGDRSYLASDGQVAIVVDPQRDIDRVMYLAGTLGVRITHVVETHIHNDYVSGGLELARITGAQYLVAAADEVGFERTRVSDGDQVAVSDSLRLRVIGTPGHTFHHLSYVLDEAIDGDWRPAGVFTGGSLLFGTTGRTDLLGKQYAHELAHHQHASARRLADLLPDGAEVWPTHGFGSFCSASQSDAPESTIGREKAKNQVLRVAADDFVTETLAGLDAYPAYYAHMGVENLAGPAPVDLTPVSRADAAELRERMADGQWVVDLRHRKAYAALHLAGTVSLGLDGPMATWLGWLIDWGVPITLLAETPGQVAEAQRELVRIGIDRPAAHVTGEVERWAAEPGQLREIRMSDFVALAAARAGHVPAGLPAADVVLDVRMTNEWRASHIEGALHIPLPELPMRLAEVPVGAVWVHCGSGYRATAAASLLANAGREVVVIDDTFDRAERAGVAMATDA comes from the coding sequence ATGACAGTTGAGGTTTCCGTCGTCGGGACGTCTTCCCTCGGCGATCGCAGCTACCTCGCCTCCGACGGTCAGGTGGCGATCGTGGTCGACCCCCAGCGGGACATCGACCGCGTGATGTACCTCGCCGGGACCTTGGGCGTCCGCATCACCCATGTCGTGGAAACGCACATCCACAACGACTACGTCTCCGGAGGGCTGGAACTCGCTCGGATCACCGGCGCCCAGTATCTGGTGGCCGCAGCCGACGAGGTCGGCTTCGAGCGGACGCGCGTCTCCGACGGCGACCAGGTGGCCGTCTCCGACTCGCTCCGACTGCGGGTGATCGGTACGCCCGGTCACACCTTCCACCACCTGTCGTACGTGCTGGATGAGGCCATCGACGGCGATTGGCGGCCGGCCGGTGTCTTCACCGGCGGATCACTGCTGTTCGGCACGACGGGCCGCACCGACCTGCTCGGCAAGCAGTACGCCCACGAGTTGGCCCACCACCAGCACGCCTCGGCGAGGCGGCTGGCGGATCTACTGCCCGACGGGGCCGAGGTGTGGCCGACGCACGGTTTCGGCAGCTTCTGCTCAGCCAGTCAATCGGACGCCCCAGAGTCGACGATCGGCCGGGAGAAGGCGAAGAACCAGGTCCTGCGGGTTGCCGCGGACGACTTCGTCACGGAGACCCTCGCCGGTCTGGACGCCTACCCGGCGTACTACGCCCACATGGGCGTGGAGAACCTGGCCGGACCGGCCCCTGTCGACCTCACCCCGGTGAGCCGCGCCGACGCCGCCGAGCTGCGCGAGCGGATGGCTGACGGGCAGTGGGTGGTGGACCTGCGGCACCGCAAGGCGTACGCCGCCCTGCACCTGGCCGGCACGGTCAGCCTCGGCCTGGACGGCCCGATGGCCACCTGGCTCGGTTGGCTGATCGACTGGGGGGTGCCGATCACCCTGCTCGCGGAGACTCCGGGACAGGTCGCCGAGGCCCAGCGTGAGCTGGTCCGGATCGGCATCGACCGCCCGGCCGCGCACGTCACCGGCGAGGTGGAGCGTTGGGCGGCCGAGCCCGGTCAGCTACGGGAGATACGGATGTCCGACTTCGTGGCTCTCGCGGCGGCCCGCGCTGGGCATGTCCCGGCCGGCCTCCCTGCCGCGGACGTGGTCCTCGACGTGCGAATGACCAACGAGTGGCGGGCCAGCCACATCGAAGGCGCCCTGCACATCCCGCTGCCTGAACTGCCCATGCGGCTGGCCGAGGTGCCGGTCGGCGCCGTCTGGGTGCACTGCGGCTCCGGCTACCGGGCCACTGCGGCGGCGTCGCTGCTGGCGAACGCCGGCCGCGAGGTGGTCGTCATCGACGACACGTTCGACCGGGCCGAGCGCGCCGGCGTGGCGATGGCCACCGACGCCTGA
- a CDS encoding rhodanese-like domain-containing protein: protein MSPSETDRPATVDATGLRELIDSGHAPRLLDVRTPAEFETSHIPGSYNVPLDLLKEHREELRRHLDEDVVLICRSGARATQAEQTLAGVGLPKLKVLDGGILAWQAANAPIRQGTPRWDLERQVRLVAGSIVLVSILGSVFVPQLKWVAGLIGAGLTVAAVTNTCAMGMVLGKLPYNRGATCDLDTIVGQLRDSTGERA, encoded by the coding sequence ATGAGCCCTTCCGAGACCGACCGCCCCGCCACCGTCGATGCCACCGGGCTGCGGGAGCTGATCGACTCCGGCCACGCGCCGCGCCTGCTGGACGTGCGTACCCCGGCGGAGTTCGAGACGTCGCACATCCCCGGCTCCTACAACGTGCCGCTCGACCTGCTCAAGGAGCACCGCGAAGAGCTGCGCCGCCACCTGGACGAGGACGTCGTGCTGATCTGTCGCTCCGGTGCCCGCGCCACCCAGGCCGAGCAGACCCTGGCCGGCGTCGGTCTGCCGAAACTGAAGGTCCTCGACGGCGGCATCCTCGCCTGGCAGGCGGCCAACGCGCCGATCAGGCAGGGAACCCCCCGGTGGGACCTCGAACGCCAGGTCCGCCTCGTCGCCGGCTCGATCGTGCTGGTCAGCATCCTCGGCTCGGTGTTCGTGCCGCAGCTGAAGTGGGTGGCCGGACTCATCGGCGCCGGCCTCACCGTCGCCGCTGTCACCAACACCTGCGCCATGGGCATGGTGCTCGGCAAACTGCCGTACAACCGGGGCGCCACCTGTGACCTGGACACCATCGTCGGCCAGTTGCGTGACAGCACCGGTGAACGCGCATGA
- a CDS encoding sulfite exporter TauE/SafE family protein — MTPTLALTVGLAVLIGVSLGLLGGGGSILAVPLLVYVADLPTREAIATSLLVVGATSVVGVLPHARANRVRWRTGLIFGFAGMVGAYIGGRLAGFIPAAFLLSGFAVMMLATAVTMIRGRRDTKGRAVPHELPMLRVILDGLVVGLVTGLVGAGGGFLVVPALALLGGLPMPVAVGTSLVVIAMKSFAGLAGYLSSVNIDWNLAAAVTLAAVAGSVAGGRLAGRIPADVLRKSFGWFVVVMGVLVLVQQLPAELRTDPLLWTGIGVAAAISVALTVLRGRSKVRTQGEPASR, encoded by the coding sequence ATGACACCGACCCTGGCGCTGACCGTCGGACTGGCCGTGCTGATCGGCGTCAGCCTCGGGCTGCTCGGCGGCGGCGGATCGATCCTCGCCGTGCCGCTGCTGGTCTACGTCGCCGACCTACCCACGAGAGAGGCCATCGCAACCTCGCTGCTCGTTGTCGGCGCCACCAGCGTGGTGGGCGTCCTGCCGCACGCTCGGGCCAACCGGGTGCGCTGGCGTACCGGCCTGATCTTCGGTTTCGCCGGCATGGTCGGTGCCTACATCGGCGGACGCCTGGCCGGGTTCATCCCGGCGGCGTTCCTGCTCAGCGGGTTCGCCGTGATGATGCTGGCCACCGCGGTCACGATGATTCGCGGTCGGCGCGACACCAAGGGCAGGGCAGTGCCGCACGAACTGCCGATGCTGCGGGTGATCCTCGACGGTCTGGTGGTCGGGCTGGTGACCGGCCTGGTCGGTGCCGGCGGCGGCTTCCTGGTGGTGCCCGCCCTGGCCCTGCTCGGTGGACTGCCGATGCCGGTCGCGGTCGGAACCTCGCTGGTGGTCATCGCGATGAAGTCGTTCGCCGGCCTCGCTGGCTACCTGTCCAGCGTAAACATCGACTGGAACCTCGCGGCAGCGGTCACCCTCGCCGCCGTCGCTGGCAGCGTTGCCGGCGGGCGGCTCGCCGGTCGGATCCCCGCCGACGTCCTGCGCAAGTCGTTCGGCTGGTTCGTCGTGGTGATGGGCGTCCTCGTCCTCGTCCAGCAACTGCCCGCGGAACTGCGGACCGACCCGCTGTTGTGGACCGGCATCGGTGTCGCCGCAGCGATCTCCGTCGCGCTGACCGTGCTGAGGGGCCGGAGCAAGGTGCGGACGCAGGGTGAGCCGGCCTCCCGCTGA
- a CDS encoding glycosyltransferase family 4 protein yields MGHPNLQAEDVDQHAGSPAIPRQRAAPTRAPGASAADPGIAWRPLRIAMIGQKGMPATYGGIERHVEEMASRLASYGHEVTVYCRRSYGETPADGYRGVRLRQTHTIASKHLDAIVHAATSTVAAMTARPDIVHYHGLGPALVAPLPRALSRARVVLTVHGLDNQRGKWGLAARAVLGSAHWFSGYVPHQRVAVSQGLAAHYGARFGRPTTYIPNGVNPARPARTRQIQDRFGLTPGGYLLLVGRLVPEKAADLLIRAFRRTETPMRLAIVGGSSFTDDFVDRLRREAGTDDRIVFTGFAYGDLLAELYGGAAGFVQPSRLEGLPLTLLEASAYGLPVVASDIAPHVEVLKSDAAGGRLFRDGDEDDLVRVLTSLLADLPAERAGAVALGERITGRYSWDTAARELERLYLRLAQEPGRRARARPVGAAH; encoded by the coding sequence GTGGGCCATCCCAACCTGCAGGCCGAGGATGTCGACCAGCACGCCGGAAGCCCTGCGATTCCCCGGCAGCGGGCGGCCCCCACCCGGGCGCCCGGAGCGAGCGCCGCCGACCCCGGCATCGCCTGGCGTCCGCTGCGGATCGCAATGATCGGCCAGAAGGGGATGCCGGCGACCTACGGCGGGATCGAACGGCACGTGGAGGAGATGGCCAGCCGGCTCGCCAGCTACGGGCACGAGGTCACCGTCTACTGCCGCCGGAGCTACGGCGAGACACCCGCCGACGGCTACCGGGGCGTACGACTGCGCCAGACCCACACGATCGCGAGCAAGCACCTCGACGCCATCGTGCACGCGGCGACCTCGACTGTGGCGGCCATGACCGCGCGGCCCGACATCGTGCACTACCACGGGCTCGGGCCGGCCCTGGTCGCCCCGCTTCCCCGTGCCCTGTCCCGGGCGCGCGTGGTGCTGACCGTGCACGGGCTGGACAACCAGCGGGGCAAGTGGGGGCTCGCCGCGCGGGCGGTGCTGGGCAGCGCCCACTGGTTCAGCGGGTACGTCCCGCACCAGCGGGTGGCGGTCTCCCAGGGGCTCGCCGCCCACTACGGCGCCCGGTTCGGCCGTCCGACGACCTACATTCCCAACGGCGTGAACCCGGCCCGACCGGCGCGGACCCGTCAGATCCAGGACCGGTTCGGGTTGACCCCCGGCGGCTACCTGCTGCTGGTCGGTCGGTTGGTCCCGGAAAAGGCGGCCGACCTGCTGATCCGGGCCTTCCGCCGTACCGAGACCCCGATGCGCCTGGCGATCGTCGGCGGGTCGTCGTTCACCGACGACTTCGTGGACCGGTTGCGCCGGGAAGCCGGGACTGACGACCGGATCGTCTTCACCGGGTTCGCGTACGGCGACCTGCTCGCCGAGTTGTACGGCGGGGCCGCCGGCTTCGTGCAACCGTCCCGGTTGGAGGGTCTGCCGTTGACGTTGCTGGAGGCGTCCGCGTACGGGCTGCCGGTGGTCGCGAGCGACATTGCGCCGCACGTCGAGGTGCTGAAGTCCGACGCCGCCGGAGGGCGGCTGTTCCGCGACGGCGACGAGGACGACCTGGTCCGGGTGCTGACATCGCTGCTCGCCGACCTGCCGGCTGAACGGGCCGGCGCCGTGGCGCTGGGCGAGCGGATCACCGGCAGGTACAGCTGGGACACGGCCGCCCGCGAGTTGGAGCGGCTCTATCTCCGGCTGGCCCAGGAGCCGGGCAGGCGGGCCAGGGCACGACCCGTGGGAGCCGCCCACTGA
- a CDS encoding O-antigen ligase family protein, whose protein sequence is MEQHTQQVTPLLTRRLDPTRLLTGGAALAAAVVAVIAGVSMAAGDRRGMVLPLAAVAGIAVAVLALTRFAGYVLLMLAVRSCVDLFKLTGPSAGQADSAGTARAVDPSTLLAVLFLLAAGLWLAAQLRRHGRLRGSPLSWAMLLVGASSVVSALGASRPANSLLEALRILTVVVMFVVLEQLMPDTAAIRRVLLACYASLVLALGYTAVLSLLGNPPAEVKGDFTRISGTFSQSTTFGRYLMFMVIFGFAVYRFLDRRLRVSLGVLLALSLLFLLLTNTRSALLGAAIGLVVVAALHRSKRMLVTLCVVAVAGVALVPAVGERFAQLGTSRAVGGDPTGNTLAWRVGYWTEIVTLADRNPVTGIGPNMTQRETDEAKKPHNDFLRAYVETGLLGLGAYLLMLFAFLRTARNALRRAHPGSFERGVAVGFTGCAAAFVAVSAASNVISNVVTLWYFVAFAAAASVIARQPAPNLTGEQPRGMSVPV, encoded by the coding sequence GTGGAACAACACACGCAGCAGGTCACTCCGCTCCTGACCAGGCGGCTCGACCCGACCCGCCTCCTCACCGGCGGCGCGGCGCTGGCCGCCGCGGTCGTGGCGGTGATCGCCGGTGTCTCCATGGCGGCCGGTGACCGTCGCGGCATGGTGCTGCCGCTCGCGGCGGTCGCGGGGATCGCGGTGGCCGTCCTCGCGCTGACCCGGTTCGCCGGGTACGTGCTGCTGATGCTCGCGGTGCGTTCCTGCGTCGACCTGTTCAAGCTGACCGGCCCGAGCGCCGGCCAGGCCGACTCCGCCGGAACGGCCCGGGCGGTGGACCCCTCCACACTGCTCGCGGTGTTGTTCCTCCTCGCCGCCGGGCTCTGGCTGGCCGCACAGCTGCGCCGGCACGGGCGGCTGCGCGGTTCCCCGCTCAGCTGGGCCATGCTGCTCGTCGGGGCCAGCAGCGTGGTCAGCGCCCTCGGTGCCAGTCGGCCGGCGAACAGCCTGTTGGAGGCATTACGGATCCTCACCGTGGTGGTGATGTTCGTGGTGCTCGAACAGCTCATGCCGGACACCGCGGCGATCCGTCGGGTCCTGCTCGCCTGCTACGCCTCGCTGGTGCTGGCGCTGGGCTACACCGCCGTCCTGTCGCTGCTCGGCAACCCGCCGGCCGAGGTGAAGGGCGACTTCACCCGCATCAGCGGCACGTTCAGCCAGTCGACCACGTTCGGCCGCTACCTGATGTTCATGGTGATCTTCGGGTTCGCGGTGTACCGCTTCCTGGATCGTCGCCTGAGGGTGTCCCTCGGTGTGCTGCTCGCACTCTCGCTGCTGTTCCTGCTGCTCACCAACACCCGCAGCGCCCTGCTCGGCGCGGCCATCGGCCTGGTGGTCGTAGCGGCGCTGCACCGCAGCAAGCGGATGCTGGTCACCCTCTGCGTGGTGGCGGTCGCCGGGGTGGCACTGGTGCCCGCCGTCGGCGAACGCTTCGCCCAACTCGGCACGTCGCGCGCGGTCGGCGGAGACCCGACCGGAAACACCCTGGCGTGGCGGGTCGGCTACTGGACCGAGATCGTCACGCTCGCCGACCGGAACCCGGTGACCGGCATCGGACCGAACATGACCCAGCGCGAGACCGACGAGGCGAAGAAGCCGCACAACGACTTTCTGCGGGCGTACGTGGAGACCGGGCTGCTCGGCCTCGGGGCGTACCTGCTGATGCTGTTCGCTTTCCTGCGCACCGCGCGGAACGCGCTGCGGCGCGCGCATCCGGGCAGTTTCGAGCGTGGCGTCGCCGTCGGGTTCACCGGCTGCGCCGCCGCGTTCGTGGCCGTCAGCGCCGCCTCCAACGTCATTTCCAACGTGGTCACCCTCTGGTACTTCGTCGCGTTCGCCGCGGCGGCCAGCGTGATCGCCCGCCAACCGGCTCCGAACCTGACCGGCGAGCAGCCACGAGGCATGTCCGTCCCGGTTTGA